The Sulfuriferula thiophila genome window below encodes:
- the merA gene encoding mercury(II) reductase, translating into MNSYVFDVAGMTCDHCATSIERSLRELDGLVQVKVSYAEGKARVETRDELNAATVAAVIEAQGYGVKLANTAEAATGGSALRIAVIGSGGAAFAAAIRAAEGGAQVTLVERGVTGGTCVNVGCVPSKIMIRAAHIAHLRASSPFDAGIEACTPQINRKVLLAQQQGRVEELRHAKYEGILDSNPNISLVRGFARFKNTETLTVDLDAGGSREIAFDRVLIATGASARIPEVPGLVETPFWSSTEALATDELPQHLLVYGGSVIALELAQAFLRLGSQVTLVARSGLLSQEDALIGETLLTLLEAEGMRVLTEQTVKSVKHAHGQFTLDLGSESVSGDRLLVAAGRVPNTAGMGLEHIGVKLNASGAIVVDECLRSSVATIFAGGDCTSNPAFVYVAAAAGTRAAANMLGGHEVLDLSIVPAVVFTDPQVATVGMSEAEALHQGFEVETRILTLDNVPRALANFDTRGFIKLVADKVSGRLLGVQALAPEAGELIQTAALALRAQMTVKELASQFFPYLTMVEGLKLCAQTFNKDVKQLSCCAG; encoded by the coding sequence ATGAATAGCTATGTGTTCGACGTGGCGGGCATGACCTGCGACCATTGTGCGACATCCATAGAGCGTAGCTTGCGCGAACTGGATGGGTTGGTGCAGGTCAAGGTTTCCTATGCCGAGGGTAAGGCGCGGGTCGAAACCCGGGATGAACTCAACGCCGCAACTGTTGCCGCCGTTATCGAAGCACAAGGTTATGGCGTGAAGCTGGCTAATACAGCAGAAGCGGCTACGGGCGGTTCTGCTTTGCGTATTGCCGTGATCGGCAGTGGCGGGGCCGCCTTTGCTGCAGCAATCAGAGCTGCTGAAGGCGGTGCGCAAGTGACGCTGGTTGAACGTGGCGTCACCGGCGGCACCTGCGTCAACGTTGGCTGTGTCCCTTCCAAAATCATGATCCGGGCTGCACACATTGCCCATCTGCGCGCCAGCAGTCCATTTGATGCCGGCATCGAAGCCTGTACGCCGCAGATTAATCGCAAGGTACTGCTCGCGCAACAGCAGGGGCGTGTGGAAGAACTGCGCCATGCCAAATATGAAGGCATATTGGACAGCAACCCCAATATCAGTCTGGTGCGGGGTTTTGCGCGCTTCAAGAATACAGAAACCCTGACGGTGGATTTGGACGCAGGCGGCAGTCGCGAGATTGCTTTTGACCGTGTGCTGATCGCTACCGGTGCTTCGGCGCGTATTCCCGAGGTGCCGGGTCTGGTCGAAACGCCGTTCTGGAGCTCGACGGAAGCGCTGGCGACAGATGAATTGCCGCAACATCTGCTGGTGTACGGTGGCTCGGTGATTGCGCTGGAACTGGCGCAGGCGTTCCTGCGGCTTGGCAGTCAGGTGACGCTGGTGGCGCGTTCCGGTTTGTTATCGCAGGAAGATGCCTTGATCGGGGAAACGCTGCTCACGTTGCTCGAAGCTGAAGGCATGCGTGTGCTCACCGAGCAGACTGTGAAAAGCGTCAAACATGCTCATGGGCAATTTACTCTGGACTTGGGGAGCGAGTCAGTCAGTGGCGACCGCTTGCTGGTAGCTGCGGGACGGGTGCCGAATACCGCCGGGATGGGGCTGGAACATATCGGCGTCAAGTTAAATGCGAGTGGCGCTATCGTTGTGGATGAGTGCTTGCGTTCCTCCGTGGCCACTATCTTCGCGGGTGGCGACTGCACCAGCAACCCTGCTTTCGTGTACGTGGCAGCCGCTGCTGGCACACGTGCTGCCGCCAATATGCTGGGTGGTCATGAAGTGCTGGATCTGTCCATCGTGCCGGCTGTGGTCTTTACGGATCCTCAGGTAGCCACCGTGGGCATGTCTGAGGCCGAAGCTCTGCATCAGGGTTTCGAGGTAGAAACGCGTATCCTTACGCTGGATAATGTGCCGCGGGCACTGGCCAATTTTGACACGCGAGGCTTCATCAAGCTGGTGGCGGACAAGGTCAGCGGACGTTTGCTCGGCGTGCAGGCGTTAGCGCCGGAAGCAGGTGAATTGATCCAGACGGCTGCGCTCGCCTTACGTGCGCAGATGACGGTGAAAGAGCTGGCGTCACAGTTTTTCCCTTATCTGACCATGGTCGAAGGCCTGAAGCTGTGTGCGCAAACCTTTAACAAGGATGTTAAGCAACTGTCGTGTTGTGCTGGATAA